Proteins encoded in a region of the Haloglomus salinum genome:
- a CDS encoding glutamate--tRNA ligase, giving the protein MNDDLRERVEREAETAALFNALKHGSDAQVGAIMGPMMGENPEFREHGDEIPGIVAPVCERVNGLSDEEKRERLAELDPDAVAELEAEDEEDDQVLPDLPNVEEYDEVRMRLAPNPNGPWHLGSARMPAVIGSYKELYGGWMLCRFDDTDPETKRPDLDAYDGILDAIDYLGFEPDEVVRASDRVETYYEHARDLIDAGGAYACSCPQAEFSDLKNSGEACPHRDQDPETTHEEFDRMVAGEYESGEKVLRVRTDIEHKNPALRDWVAFRMVDTPHPREEAAEYRCWPMLDFQSAIDDHLFGVTHIIRGIDLQDSAKRQGFLYDYFGWEYPEVTHWGRIEVDEYDVPLSTSSIKQLIADGELDGWDDPRAPTLASLERRGIRGDAVVEAMTDLGVSTTNADLAMSSVYSANRDRVDDETDRAFLVRDGERLPVEGGPDAGHPPVHPEHEDRGDRDVPLGDAVLLESDDVPADGERVWLKGWGPVRNDGGTLEFTDEGIDLVREEGVDVVHWVDADENVPVTMRTMDGDVEGHAEPGVEGYAADDLLQFERVGFCRLDAFEDGELTAYFTHK; this is encoded by the coding sequence ATGAACGACGACCTTCGCGAGCGGGTCGAACGTGAGGCCGAGACGGCCGCGCTGTTCAACGCGCTCAAGCACGGCAGCGACGCGCAGGTGGGGGCCATCATGGGCCCCATGATGGGCGAGAACCCGGAGTTCCGCGAGCACGGCGACGAGATTCCGGGCATCGTCGCGCCCGTCTGCGAGCGCGTCAACGGGCTCTCGGACGAGGAGAAACGCGAGCGACTCGCCGAACTCGACCCCGACGCCGTCGCGGAACTGGAGGCCGAGGACGAGGAAGACGACCAGGTCCTCCCGGACCTCCCGAACGTCGAGGAGTACGACGAGGTGCGGATGCGCCTCGCGCCGAACCCGAACGGGCCGTGGCACCTCGGCAGCGCCCGGATGCCGGCCGTCATCGGCTCCTACAAGGAGCTGTACGGCGGCTGGATGCTCTGTCGGTTCGACGACACGGACCCCGAGACGAAGCGGCCCGACCTCGACGCGTACGACGGTATCCTCGACGCCATCGACTACCTCGGCTTCGAGCCCGACGAGGTCGTCCGCGCCAGCGACCGGGTGGAGACCTACTACGAGCACGCCCGCGACCTCATCGACGCGGGCGGCGCGTACGCCTGCTCCTGCCCGCAGGCGGAGTTCTCGGACCTGAAGAACAGCGGCGAGGCGTGCCCACACCGCGACCAGGACCCCGAGACCACCCACGAGGAGTTCGACCGGATGGTCGCCGGCGAGTACGAGTCCGGCGAGAAGGTCCTCCGGGTGCGGACCGACATCGAACACAAGAACCCCGCGCTGCGCGACTGGGTGGCGTTCCGGATGGTCGACACGCCCCACCCCCGCGAGGAAGCCGCCGAGTACCGCTGCTGGCCGATGCTGGACTTCCAGTCGGCCATCGACGACCACCTGTTCGGCGTCACGCACATCATCCGCGGCATCGACCTGCAGGACTCCGCGAAGCGGCAGGGCTTCCTGTACGACTACTTCGGCTGGGAGTATCCCGAGGTCACCCACTGGGGCCGTATCGAGGTCGACGAGTACGACGTGCCGCTCTCGACGTCGAGCATCAAGCAACTCATCGCCGACGGCGAACTGGACGGCTGGGACGACCCCCGCGCACCGACGCTCGCGTCGCTGGAGCGCCGGGGTATCCGGGGCGACGCTGTCGTCGAGGCGATGACCGACCTCGGCGTCTCCACCACGAACGCGGACCTCGCGATGTCGTCGGTCTACTCGGCCAACCGCGACCGCGTCGACGACGAGACCGACCGCGCGTTCCTGGTCCGGGACGGCGAGCGCCTGCCCGTCGAGGGCGGGCCGGACGCGGGGCATCCGCCGGTGCATCCGGAACACGAGGACCGGGGCGACCGTGATGTCCCGCTGGGGGACGCGGTGTTGCTGGAGAGCGATGACGTGCCTGCCGACGGCGAGCGCGTCTGGCTGAAGGGCTGGGGTCCGGTCCGGAACGACGGGGGGACGCTCGAGTTCACCGACGAGGGCATCGACCTGGTGCGGGAGGAGGGCGTGGACGTGGTCCACTGGGTCGACGCCGACGAGAACGTGCCCGTGACGATGCGCACGATGGACGGCGACGTCGAGGGACACGCCGAGCCCGGTGTGGAGGGGTACGCCGCGGACGACCTACTCCAGTTCGAGCGCGTCGGTTTCTGCCGGCTCGATGCGTTCGAGGATGGGGAACTCACTGCCTACTTCACGCATAAGTAG
- a CDS encoding helix-turn-helix domain-containing protein gives MRQATFVISAGRGGLHPADAAIAAEPNIQRLSIRQIDILDDGTGIVLYASRGDLERGKQLLEGRDDIYDVDYVGETNGVTLVHFEPNDTVRDLLAVGRSQAIALDLPIECLPDGGVRVTVIGNDAAISQAVDDMPESLALSLESMGAYDPDRSDPFASLTERQQEILLTALELGYFETPRETNQEEIAEALDVSTATIGEHLRRIQAKLIPSVVPRALWE, from the coding sequence ATGCGCCAGGCGACGTTCGTCATCAGTGCCGGACGGGGAGGACTCCATCCTGCGGACGCCGCCATCGCCGCCGAGCCGAACATACAGCGGCTCTCCATCCGGCAGATCGATATCCTCGACGACGGTACCGGTATCGTCCTCTACGCGTCGCGTGGCGACCTCGAACGCGGGAAGCAACTGCTGGAGGGTCGCGACGACATCTACGACGTCGACTACGTCGGTGAGACCAACGGCGTCACCCTCGTGCATTTCGAGCCCAACGACACCGTCCGCGACCTGCTGGCGGTCGGCCGGAGCCAGGCCATCGCACTCGACCTCCCTATCGAGTGCCTGCCGGACGGCGGTGTCCGCGTCACCGTCATCGGCAACGACGCTGCCATCAGCCAGGCCGTCGACGACATGCCCGAGTCGCTGGCGCTGTCGCTGGAGTCGATGGGTGCCTACGACCCCGACCGCTCGGACCCGTTCGCCTCGCTCACGGAGCGCCAGCAGGAGATCCTCCTGACCGCACTCGAACTGGGCTACTTCGAGACACCTCGCGAGACGAACCAGGAGGAAATCGCCGAGGCGCTGGATGTGTCCACGGCGACCATCGGCGAACACCTGCGGCGGATCCAGGCGAAACTGATTCCCTCCGTGGTTCCCCGGGCGCTGTGGGAGTAG